A single window of Streptomyces cathayae DNA harbors:
- a CDS encoding SDR family oxidoreductase, producing MKANPLHGRTVVVTGAARGVGAALARDLSRRGARLALLGHEKAALTAVAAGLPTATLVCEVDITDEAALGDAAALVRTRLGTPSAVVANAGVAEGGPFATSDPADWRRVIDVNLTGSAATARAFLPDLLATRGYYHQVASLASIGAAPMMSAYCASKSGVEAFAHALRAEVAHHGVAVGIGYLNWTDTDMIRDADRYPVLRELRARMPPPARRVYPVDRVAARLAAAVEQRSTAVYVPRWLRLAQAARAALPPVVLRVARRELARLEAEDPMRHTGLLGAGGEADRTASRKNG from the coding sequence ATGAAAGCCAACCCGCTCCACGGCCGTACCGTCGTGGTGACCGGCGCCGCGCGGGGCGTCGGAGCGGCCCTGGCCCGCGACCTGTCCCGGCGGGGGGCCCGGCTCGCCCTGCTCGGCCACGAGAAGGCGGCGCTGACGGCGGTGGCGGCCGGCCTGCCCACGGCGACACTGGTCTGCGAGGTCGACATCACCGACGAGGCAGCCCTCGGCGACGCCGCCGCACTGGTGCGGACGCGCCTCGGCACACCCTCCGCCGTCGTGGCGAACGCGGGTGTCGCGGAAGGCGGCCCGTTCGCCACCTCGGACCCCGCCGACTGGCGCCGGGTCATCGACGTCAACCTGACGGGAAGTGCGGCGACCGCCCGCGCCTTCCTGCCCGACCTGCTGGCGACCCGGGGCTACTACCACCAGGTCGCCTCGCTCGCCTCGATCGGCGCCGCCCCCATGATGAGCGCCTACTGCGCCTCCAAGTCCGGGGTGGAGGCCTTCGCCCACGCGCTGCGGGCCGAAGTGGCGCACCACGGCGTGGCCGTGGGCATCGGATACCTGAACTGGACCGACACCGACATGATCCGCGATGCCGACCGGTACCCCGTGCTGCGGGAACTGCGCGCCCGGATGCCGCCGCCCGCCCGGCGCGTGTACCCGGTGGACCGGGTCGCCGCCCGGCTGGCGGCGGCGGTGGAGCAGCGCAGTACGGCCGTGTACGTGCCCCGCTGGCTGCGCCTGGCGCAGGCGGCACGTGCCGCGCTGCCGCCGGTGGTGCTGCGGGTCGCCCGCCGCGAGCTGGCCCGCCTGGAGGCCGAGGACCCGATGCGGCACACGGGTCTGCTGGGCGCCGGCGGGGAGGCCGACCGGACGGCCTCCCGGAAGAACGGGTGA
- a CDS encoding adenosylcobinamide amidohydrolase: MTAVLPPPRTPVGLLRPRCLTRVEDGERLHALLWVPGPGLRMISSAVLGGGIGERAWVLNAQVSHGYRRTDPDRHLAVLASGAGARGPGVGLMTAADVSAYAHAHDGGAEAVVTSGIEVRGWAAAPAADTADTPDTAGTDGSVAPGTINIVVAVPVPLSDAALVNAVATATEAKVQALLEAGHDCSGTPTDAVCVAARVPRPGEQPQAFAGPRSLWGARLARAVHRAVREATPAS, encoded by the coding sequence GTGACCGCCGTCCTCCCACCGCCCCGCACCCCCGTCGGGCTGCTGCGCCCACGCTGCCTGACCCGTGTCGAGGACGGCGAGCGGCTGCACGCCCTGCTGTGGGTTCCGGGGCCGGGCCTGCGGATGATCAGCAGCGCGGTACTGGGCGGAGGCATCGGCGAGCGTGCCTGGGTCCTCAACGCCCAGGTCTCCCACGGCTATCGGCGTACCGACCCCGACCGGCACCTCGCCGTCCTCGCCTCCGGGGCGGGCGCCCGCGGTCCGGGGGTGGGGCTGATGACGGCCGCGGATGTCTCGGCGTACGCCCACGCGCACGACGGCGGCGCGGAGGCGGTCGTCACGTCGGGCATCGAGGTACGCGGCTGGGCCGCCGCTCCGGCGGCGGATACGGCGGATACCCCGGACACCGCGGGCACAGACGGCTCCGTCGCTCCGGGCACGATCAACATCGTCGTCGCCGTGCCGGTGCCGCTCAGCGACGCCGCCCTGGTCAACGCGGTGGCCACGGCCACCGAGGCGAAGGTGCAGGCCCTTCTGGAGGCGGGTCACGACTGCTCCGGGACCCCCACCGACGCGGTGTGTGTCGCCGCCCGCGTCCCCCGCCCCGGCGAGCAGCCGCAGGCCTTCGCCGGGCCCCGCTCCCTGTGGGGCGCCCGGTTGGCGCGGGCCGTGCACCGCGCCGTGCGGGAGGCCACGCCCGCGTCCTGA